From one Aeropyrum camini SY1 = JCM 12091 genomic stretch:
- a CDS encoding DEAD/DEAH box helicase — translation MSGGHRSVSSRGWEDLKKELETAANRLLDGSIIYTHLEVSKDPEPGPPPEDSGLPRPLVEALRAEGIERLYRFQWEAIKKWRSGYNLVIASGTGTGKTEAFLLPLLEEVYKTGSRALLFYPTKSLARDQLPRITRYASSLGLRAEVLDGDTSSSQRGAIYSEPPDITITNPDFVHYALAFSGRARRLLATTSAVVLDEAHVYSGVFGSHMRWIIYRLERIAGRRIKTALAGATVGDPLRLARSLTSREAALISGPARRRGWALHAFLSTGRMSRWRAAAALLSWLAGRGFKVLGFAESHQMVELIARIARRSFGREILVHRAGLRAEERRRVEDALKSGEAPVVATPTLELGVDIGFLDAIVMAHIPRSYTSYIQRAGRVGRRGSGGLVATLLGDDAIEAYYCRRPSEYFSQQPPPSYVEPGNREVARVHAAAIALTEGLVEVTGLEEPLRRAVEDLASEGKLISAGTGVYKPLRSRLARILEASSLRGTGPRVRIVDEHGRVLGYRELPQALYDLHPGAVYYHGGRTLLSLALNLDSMVALARGVSGVSYYTKPLYTVDLRDVVPLDERTSEASGVKLLYADLRLSIGVTGYVARDEYTGRRLSEYYFKSPLTWSFWTKGVLTRYPNPGLGEGEESLSAFHALEHALIHASRPVAGASDADLGGISYPSGHIVVYDSTPSGHGASRLVFERFERVEDIAENTLVSCSCRDGCPRCIYSPYCGVNNRFLSRRRAAAVLHHAFRVGKGVKLGKPLGSPLA, via the coding sequence TTGTCAGGAGGTCACAGGTCAGTGTCGAGTAGAGGCTGGGAGGACCTCAAGAAGGAGCTGGAGACTGCCGCCAACCGCCTTCTGGACGGTAGCATCATCTATACACATCTGGAGGTCTCGAAGGATCCCGAGCCGGGGCCCCCACCTGAGGACTCAGGCCTCCCCAGACCCCTCGTTGAGGCGCTTAGAGCTGAGGGTATAGAAAGGCTCTACAGGTTCCAGTGGGAGGCTATTAAGAAGTGGAGGTCGGGTTATAACCTGGTTATAGCCTCTGGCACAGGCACTGGTAAGACTGAGGCCTTCCTCCTACCCCTGCTAGAGGAGGTTTATAAAACGGGTTCTAGGGCCCTGCTGTTCTACCCGACCAAAAGCCTGGCGAGAGACCAGCTACCACGGATAACCAGGTACGCCTCGAGCCTCGGCCTTAGAGCCGAGGTTTTAGACGGTGATACAAGCTCTAGTCAAAGGGGGGCTATTTACAGCGAGCCGCCTGACATAACCATAACCAACCCGGACTTTGTGCACTATGCCCTCGCCTTCTCCGGGAGGGCTAGGAGACTTCTAGCCACAACATCCGCCGTGGTTTTGGACGAAGCCCACGTCTACTCGGGCGTGTTCGGCAGCCACATGAGGTGGATCATATACAGGCTAGAGAGGATAGCGGGGAGGAGGATTAAAACCGCACTAGCCGGGGCGACTGTGGGAGACCCCTTGAGGCTAGCCAGAAGCCTAACCAGCAGAGAAGCAGCCCTCATAAGCGGGCCAGCCAGAAGGAGGGGGTGGGCCCTCCACGCATTCCTATCCACAGGCAGAATGAGCAGGTGGAGGGCTGCTGCAGCCCTACTGAGCTGGCTGGCTGGAAGAGGCTTCAAGGTATTGGGGTTCGCTGAGAGCCATCAAATGGTGGAGCTCATCGCAAGGATTGCTAGGAGGAGCTTCGGCCGCGAGATCCTAGTACACAGAGCAGGCCTCCGGGCCGAGGAGAGGAGGAGGGTTGAGGATGCTCTTAAGAGCGGCGAGGCACCAGTGGTCGCCACGCCCACTCTGGAGCTAGGGGTAGACATAGGATTTCTCGACGCTATAGTTATGGCACATATTCCGAGAAGCTACACGAGCTATATCCAGAGGGCCGGCAGGGTGGGGAGGAGAGGATCGGGAGGCCTGGTTGCAACATTATTGGGGGACGACGCAATCGAGGCATACTACTGTAGAAGGCCTTCCGAGTATTTCAGCCAGCAGCCCCCGCCCAGCTATGTGGAGCCTGGCAATAGGGAGGTAGCCCGGGTTCATGCTGCTGCAATAGCCCTAACCGAGGGCTTAGTTGAAGTCACCGGTCTTGAAGAGCCTCTAAGGAGGGCGGTCGAGGACCTCGCGAGCGAGGGTAAGCTTATCTCAGCTGGCACCGGGGTTTACAAGCCTCTCAGGAGCAGGCTCGCCAGGATCCTGGAGGCTTCCAGCCTCAGGGGCACCGGCCCCCGTGTTAGGATTGTGGATGAGCATGGCAGGGTCTTGGGGTATAGGGAGCTCCCTCAAGCCCTGTACGATCTACACCCGGGGGCTGTATACTACCATGGCGGGAGAACGCTCCTGTCCCTCGCGCTAAACCTGGACTCGATGGTTGCGCTAGCTAGGGGGGTATCCGGGGTCTCGTACTATACAAAGCCCCTCTACACAGTGGATCTCAGGGACGTTGTTCCGCTCGACGAGAGGACCTCGGAAGCCAGCGGGGTTAAACTACTCTACGCAGACCTAAGACTCTCGATAGGTGTTACAGGGTATGTAGCCAGGGACGAGTACACCGGTAGAAGGCTCTCCGAGTACTACTTTAAGTCTCCTCTAACCTGGAGCTTCTGGACTAAGGGAGTATTGACGAGATACCCAAACCCCGGTTTAGGCGAGGGTGAAGAGAGTCTAAGCGCCTTCCATGCTCTAGAGCACGCGCTGATACACGCCTCCAGGCCTGTGGCTGGGGCGTCAGACGCTGACTTGGGAGGAATAAGCTACCCCTCCGGCCATATCGTGGTCTACGATTCAACCCCCAGCGGCCATGGCGCCTCTCGGCTAGTTTTCGAGAGGTTCGAGAGGGTTGAAGATATTGCTGAGAACACCCTAGTCTCCTGCTCCTGTAGAGACGGCTGCCCCCGATGCATATACTCGCCCTACTGCGGAGTAAACAACAGATTCCTCTCCAGAAGGAGAGCGGCAGCCGTACTCCACCACGCATTCAGGGTTGGAAAGGGAGTGAAGCTGGGGAAGCCCCTGGGCAGCCCCCTCGCGTAG
- a CDS encoding RNA 2'-phosphotransferase has protein sequence MSVEELPELALCCDDSIVEGRSGCACRAKAVLPGGMRVRLSKTLAGILRHHPGRYGVRLSRDGWARVRDVVEGLRRAGWGWVEEWHVVGVALHDPKGRYELKEGLIRARYGHSIPVKVEPLPGEPPPTLYHGTTEERVELIMEKGIVRGRRLKVHLTSSLEDAIDTGLRHGSSVAVLVVDVECLKKRGLRVEKMSRTVYTVDWVPPECIVEVRRPGRGRSL, from the coding sequence GTGTCTGTAGAGGAGCTGCCGGAGCTTGCCCTGTGCTGTGACGATAGCATAGTTGAGGGTAGAAGCGGCTGTGCCTGCAGGGCTAAAGCCGTGCTGCCGGGAGGGATGCGGGTTAGGCTGAGTAAGACTCTAGCAGGTATACTGCGCCATCACCCCGGGAGATACGGTGTGAGGCTGTCCCGGGATGGTTGGGCCAGGGTTAGGGATGTTGTCGAGGGCTTGAGGAGGGCTGGGTGGGGTTGGGTTGAGGAGTGGCACGTGGTGGGTGTGGCCCTACACGATCCAAAGGGGAGGTATGAGCTGAAGGAGGGCTTGATAAGGGCGCGCTACGGGCACTCCATCCCGGTGAAGGTGGAGCCTCTACCGGGCGAGCCGCCACCCACACTCTACCACGGCACTACAGAGGAGAGAGTGGAGTTGATAATGGAGAAGGGTATAGTGAGGGGCAGGAGGCTTAAAGTCCACCTGACAAGCTCGCTGGAGGATGCGATCGACACCGGTCTAAGGCACGGCTCATCCGTGGCTGTTCTCGTGGTGGACGTCGAGTGCCTAAAGAAGAGGGGGCTCCGAGTCGAGAAGATGTCTAGGACGGTGTATACTGTAGACTGGGTTCCTCCAGAGTGTATAGTAGAGGTCCGCAGGCCGGGGCGGGGGAGAAGCCTTTAA
- a CDS encoding Sjogren's syndrome/scleroderma autoantigen 1 family protein, giving the protein MGEKRPSSDDVVRRMAQLMMQGAVMLDKSCPADGLPLFKLKTGDVVCPVHGKVVIVASDAEARDVEVEEIIREVRYRAAKNVMKGLEEDNVDTVSKWLGVLEMAERILAIRRGGLQGEREERGEAGGQR; this is encoded by the coding sequence GTGGGGGAGAAGAGGCCTAGTAGCGACGATGTAGTGAGGAGGATGGCCCAGCTGATGATGCAGGGTGCTGTTATGCTCGACAAGTCTTGTCCAGCCGATGGGCTTCCACTATTCAAGCTCAAGACGGGAGATGTAGTCTGCCCTGTCCATGGGAAGGTAGTGATTGTTGCCAGCGACGCCGAGGCCAGGGATGTTGAGGTTGAGGAGATAATTAGGGAGGTTAGGTACAGGGCAGCTAAGAACGTGATGAAGGGTCTGGAGGAGGATAACGTGGACACGGTGTCTAAGTGGCTCGGCGTGTTGGAGATGGCTGAGAGAATCCTAGCCATTAGAAGGGGCGGCCTGCAGGGTGAGAGGGAGGAGCGGGGTGAGGCTGGGGGGCAGAGGTAG
- a CDS encoding site-2 protease family protein, with product MAGVELAVAVALAIAWAVLYLVYGRGREGGRVSILPFGVIVRMGVAKEPLKGGKLRRVLGVYGHLAIAVMAVSLLLFYYLAFQAAKAKFFSPPGRGGEAAGGFIPLIPGVTIPWEDLVYVAVALGIGVVAHELGHAVVAVAEGIRVKNAGLAVLLFIPAAFVELDEEQLAKSRLLSRLKVFSAGVAANVIIALLTMLIAATIPVAEPSGVKILGVEEGSPADLAGLEPGMVIVEVGGIPVKSLDDLRRALDVLGVTDESKSVHFTVKVKSEKGEIAEVEVVKEAGRSTIGVRVAEFYDSPLATLMNALFLLNLGVALVNAAPLLLPLPGAAIMSDGGHVALHVGERLFGPVGRLLGAGLGVATLIMVLGLITIEPIDLTP from the coding sequence TTGGCGGGCGTTGAATTAGCTGTTGCCGTGGCCCTAGCAATAGCGTGGGCAGTCTTATACCTAGTCTATGGTAGAGGCAGGGAGGGGGGGAGGGTCTCCATACTCCCCTTTGGCGTAATAGTAAGGATGGGGGTTGCTAAAGAGCCTCTGAAGGGGGGTAAGCTGAGGAGGGTACTTGGGGTCTATGGCCATCTCGCCATCGCCGTGATGGCAGTGTCCCTACTCCTCTTCTACTATCTGGCGTTTCAGGCCGCCAAGGCCAAGTTCTTCTCACCCCCGGGGAGAGGTGGAGAGGCTGCGGGGGGGTTCATCCCTCTCATACCGGGTGTCACTATACCCTGGGAGGACCTGGTCTATGTTGCGGTAGCCCTGGGTATAGGTGTTGTGGCACACGAGCTGGGTCATGCTGTTGTGGCTGTGGCGGAGGGCATAAGGGTTAAGAACGCGGGGCTTGCAGTGCTCCTCTTCATTCCAGCAGCTTTTGTTGAGCTCGACGAGGAGCAGCTTGCGAAATCCAGGCTGTTGTCGAGGCTTAAAGTGTTCTCAGCCGGCGTCGCCGCCAACGTGATTATAGCACTCTTAACCATGCTAATCGCGGCAACCATACCAGTCGCGGAGCCCTCGGGCGTTAAGATCCTGGGGGTTGAGGAAGGGAGCCCGGCCGACCTCGCCGGCCTGGAGCCCGGCATGGTTATAGTCGAGGTTGGAGGCATACCCGTCAAAAGCCTTGACGATCTTAGAAGGGCTCTAGATGTCCTAGGGGTCACAGACGAGTCGAAGAGTGTGCATTTTACTGTGAAGGTTAAGAGCGAGAAGGGTGAGATAGCTGAGGTAGAGGTTGTGAAGGAGGCTGGCAGGAGTACTATAGGCGTCAGGGTTGCTGAGTTTTACGACTCGCCGCTGGCGACACTCATGAACGCCCTCTTCCTGCTAAACCTTGGAGTGGCCCTAGTGAACGCTGCTCCACTCCTCCTACCCCTACCCGGCGCGGCTATAATGAGTGATGGGGGTCATGTAGCACTCCATGTTGGCGAGAGGCTTTTCGGCCCAGTTGGTAGGCTCCTGGGAGCCGGGCTAGGGGTTGCAACACTAATAATGGTGCTGGGGCTGATAACCATCGAGCCTATAGACCTCACGCCCTAG
- a CDS encoding ribokinase-like domain-containing protein: MTECRVLIVSPPTVDIVEVRGGAVKKPGGPALYAGYAARTLGCRVYAIGPVGYDTLWTAAVESRLGVTRLGYLTASQGYVYHHKYGVRGKRVSRILGRPEPLDPVRVLEALGRGVYTVVLLSPLHGEDSGCLASYIYSNTGSITAVDLQGYYRAYAQSWSPPTARIASLAHLSSDDASQPPYKPLAGLIIYTRGDKGGEVLGPQGVSPIPPPPRLVEDPTGAGDVFTMVYSIMIARGETPSSAAEQAANTTPEILESIMQEIAGLPALF; this comes from the coding sequence TTGACGGAGTGTAGAGTGCTCATAGTGTCGCCTCCAACGGTGGATATAGTTGAGGTGAGGGGTGGCGCCGTGAAAAAGCCTGGAGGCCCTGCACTGTACGCCGGGTACGCCGCTAGAACTCTAGGCTGCCGGGTGTACGCCATAGGCCCTGTGGGCTACGACACGCTCTGGACAGCGGCTGTAGAGAGCCGCCTCGGCGTCACGCGTCTAGGATACCTTACCGCCAGCCAGGGCTACGTATACCACCACAAGTACGGGGTGAGGGGTAAAAGGGTATCGCGGATCCTGGGCAGGCCGGAGCCCCTTGACCCTGTCAGGGTTCTGGAAGCCCTAGGGAGGGGGGTCTATACTGTAGTGCTTCTGTCACCACTCCACGGCGAGGATTCAGGATGCCTCGCATCCTATATCTACAGCAACACCGGCTCCATAACAGCTGTTGACCTCCAGGGCTACTACAGGGCGTATGCGCAATCCTGGTCTCCCCCTACTGCTAGGATAGCTTCTCTGGCCCACCTCTCCAGCGACGATGCCAGCCAGCCTCCCTACAAGCCCTTGGCGGGGCTTATAATCTATACTAGGGGCGACAAGGGGGGCGAGGTCCTCGGGCCACAGGGAGTGTCTCCTATACCTCCTCCCCCAAGGCTCGTCGAAGATCCTACCGGGGCTGGAGACGTCTTTACCATGGTCTACTCGATCATGATTGCCAGGGGAGAAACACCGAGCTCTGCAGCCGAGCAAGCTGCGAACACGACACCCGAGATACTGGAGTCGATAATGCAGGAGATAGCGGGGCTGCCAGCCCTGTTCTAA
- a CDS encoding M16 family metallopeptidase, protein MASLERGVASNGLRYGFYRVDSESASICIATRGGSSFEPRGKYGIAHLTEHMIFRGNEYLADGELDRAVELSGGEANAYTTRELILVCAEFVPDSLARVGEKLFMAVSAKKVLEEEFERERSVVEAEVRGLISNPENRIYRIAHASVWGESHLGRPIEGYPDTVASISRADVEDYKASVFSPERMSLAIVGSFSRYDAHRVVKLFSRLEPGGGVGEPETPEPRPAFLKEDKGVESAYAALTLALPPRRGLEGLMPRLRGVVFNLEAGATSVLFKEIREERGLAYGFNVDVHITSWGSTMSLVVHEGNKERAGEILEALAYALEKGLRGGYGDREWLEGRRRLYRFYTRREAISNMDRADALSAVMLFHEEPFTIEDLISLTLKSRWSLEEFLRLPRGSALII, encoded by the coding sequence ATGGCTAGTCTGGAGCGGGGCGTCGCTTCCAACGGGCTACGCTACGGCTTCTACAGGGTCGATAGCGAGAGCGCCTCCATCTGCATAGCAACTAGGGGTGGCAGCAGTTTCGAGCCTCGTGGAAAATATGGCATAGCCCATCTTACCGAGCACATGATATTCAGGGGGAACGAGTACCTGGCTGATGGCGAGCTCGACAGGGCAGTGGAGCTGTCGGGCGGGGAGGCGAACGCCTACACAACGAGAGAGCTGATACTGGTCTGCGCCGAGTTCGTCCCTGACAGTCTGGCCAGGGTTGGTGAAAAGCTGTTCATGGCGGTATCGGCCAAGAAAGTTCTCGAGGAGGAGTTTGAGAGGGAGCGTTCTGTTGTGGAGGCTGAGGTGAGGGGTTTAATAAGCAACCCCGAGAACCGAATCTACAGGATTGCGCACGCGAGCGTCTGGGGCGAGAGCCACCTGGGTAGGCCTATAGAAGGCTACCCGGATACTGTGGCCAGCATTAGCAGGGCGGATGTGGAGGACTATAAGGCGAGTGTCTTTAGCCCTGAGAGAATGTCCCTCGCAATTGTAGGCAGCTTCTCCCGGTATGACGCTCACCGTGTCGTGAAGCTCTTCAGCCGGCTGGAGCCGGGGGGAGGCGTTGGAGAGCCAGAGACTCCGGAGCCCAGGCCCGCCTTCCTGAAGGAGGATAAGGGTGTTGAGTCGGCCTATGCAGCCCTAACACTAGCCCTTCCCCCCCGGAGGGGGCTTGAAGGGCTGATGCCCAGGCTTAGAGGTGTTGTCTTCAATCTTGAGGCTGGAGCTACTAGTGTGCTCTTTAAGGAGATTCGGGAGGAGAGGGGGCTGGCCTATGGCTTCAACGTGGACGTCCACATAACCAGCTGGGGATCAACGATGTCTCTCGTCGTGCACGAGGGTAACAAGGAAAGGGCGGGTGAGATTCTGGAAGCATTGGCGTACGCCCTTGAAAAAGGGCTGCGCGGCGGGTACGGTGATAGAGAATGGCTTGAAGGTCGAAGAAGGCTCTACAGGTTTTACACGAGGAGGGAGGCTATCTCGAACATGGATCGGGCCGACGCCCTATCAGCGGTCATGCTGTTCCACGAAGAGCCCTTCACCATCGAGGACCTCATTAGCCTGACCCTCAAGAGCAGGTGGAGCCTAGAGGAGTTCCTCCGGCTGCCGCGCGGCTCAGCCCTAATAATCTAG
- a CDS encoding nucleotidyltransferase domain-containing protein, protein MEVEYSEDHWRLLKEKREKALEIVRALSRTVHPSLIVIHGSVARGDVNPGSDVDVAIVEPVPPGLVEEALAASGLIIYKRVIVMATPRSTPKAYLVLDPSEERVVSLPLARLQPREREFYAWGGEVDPAGLERDVRVPGVTKRLVLILPTPRGHIEEPVVGNEGRVAEVLGISLETVRERVRVLTRRRELGRTGVYLKVEPRPGEPLEETVRRLSASNPFFRRMISGRRG, encoded by the coding sequence GTGGAAGTCGAGTACTCGGAGGATCACTGGCGGCTCCTGAAGGAGAAGAGGGAGAAGGCGCTGGAGATCGTGAGGGCTCTTTCCCGGACTGTACACCCCAGCCTCATCGTTATACATGGCAGTGTTGCCAGGGGTGATGTAAACCCTGGCAGCGATGTAGACGTAGCCATCGTTGAGCCTGTACCACCCGGGCTTGTGGAGGAAGCCCTGGCGGCCTCAGGCCTCATAATATACAAGAGGGTTATAGTCATGGCCACCCCGCGGAGCACTCCTAAGGCGTATCTAGTCCTAGACCCTTCCGAAGAGAGGGTTGTCAGCCTCCCCCTAGCCAGGCTCCAGCCTAGGGAGAGGGAGTTCTACGCGTGGGGCGGCGAGGTCGACCCGGCCGGGCTGGAGAGGGATGTGAGAGTGCCGGGCGTCACTAAACGGCTAGTCCTCATACTCCCCACGCCCAGGGGTCATATCGAGGAGCCGGTGGTGGGCAACGAGGGTAGAGTGGCTGAGGTCCTCGGGATAAGCCTGGAGACCGTTAGGGAGAGGGTTAGGGTGTTAACTAGGAGGCGCGAGCTAGGTAGGACCGGGGTCTATCTCAAGGTGGAGCCCCGTCCCGGCGAACCCTTGGAGGAGACCGTTAGAAGGCTCTCAGCGTCAAACCCCTTCTTCAGGCGGATGATCTCTGGTAGGCGCGGCTAG
- a CDS encoding class I SAM-dependent methyltransferase: MGRGAVIREKYESTCSGYDELYRAEQYEKYFVALKRVRPRGKVLDAGCGTGLLLEYIASQGALEAVDSYTCLDYSQCMLGIARYRIGVLCGQDRCTALEGNVERLPFADRVFDAVYSFTVLDLVDDLWSAVNELIRVSRGPVVVSMLKKLPYKEELLEAGAQILGVTGKDVIMRVDMLRGV, from the coding sequence GTGGGCAGGGGCGCTGTTATCAGGGAGAAGTACGAATCCACCTGCAGCGGCTACGACGAGCTCTATAGGGCTGAGCAGTATGAGAAGTATTTTGTCGCCCTGAAGAGGGTCAGGCCCCGGGGTAAGGTGCTTGATGCGGGCTGCGGGACAGGCCTCCTCCTCGAGTATATCGCCTCCCAGGGCGCATTGGAGGCGGTAGACTCTTACACATGCCTAGACTATAGCCAGTGTATGCTGGGTATAGCGAGATACAGGATTGGGGTTCTCTGTGGCCAGGACCGCTGCACGGCCCTTGAGGGGAATGTTGAGAGGCTACCGTTCGCGGACCGGGTGTTCGACGCTGTCTACAGCTTCACCGTCCTCGACCTGGTTGACGATCTTTGGAGTGCTGTGAACGAGCTTATCAGAGTCTCGCGTGGGCCCGTTGTTGTTAGCATGCTAAAGAAGCTTCCATACAAGGAGGAGCTCCTCGAGGCCGGGGCCCAGATTTTAGGTGTTACGGGAAAGGATGTTATCATGAGGGTAGACATGTTAAGAGGTGTATAG